The genome window GAATATCGGTAATCTTCATCTTTAAAATATAGATTTTTTCTTAATCCCGGGGGGTTTTGATCAACAAAACAAAAAATACAGGAATTTCCGCATCTCCTCGGTTTCATTGGACAAAATTCAATACCGAGATTACTGCTGTCATCAATATTAACAACTACTTTTTGATTTTCTCTCTTAAGCTCAATTGAGAGATTATCTTCAATAGAATAAAAGTGGAAGTCCAGAACATCTTCCACTCTATTGCCGTTAATACTTTTGATAACATCATAAGGTTTTATCCCTGCTTTTTCAGATACGCTCCCCTTATCTGTTTTCAGAACTATAAGCTCTCTTTTGTTCAAGAATCTCTCTCCAACGTTCTCTTCTTTTCCACTCATCTATAAAGAATTTTATTAATGCCGCAGTAGGAACTCCTATTATCAGCCCCCAAAATCCGAATATCTTTGCGAAAATAAGTACTGAAAAAATAACTGCAACAGGATGAAGCCCAACTCTGTCACCGACAATTTTCGGAGATATTACATAACCTTCAAGCCCTTGTACAACAAGAAATACAGCGCCTATTTCTATTGCAGCCATAAGAGGGTTTGAAGTAAAAAGTGCTGTAAGAAGAGCTAATCCCAGGCTTATGTAAAGGCCTAAAAACGGGATAACATTTAAAAGCCCTGTCATAACACCGACTAAAATTGCAAAGGGTATGTTAAAAATAAACAGCCCTGCCGTTGTAAGGACTCCGACAAATGTACAGACGATTATCTGTCCTCTGACATACTGTCCCAGGATTCTGTTCAGTCTCCATGAATAAAAATAGATATTTTTTCTATACTTTTTCGGGCCAAGGTCAAGAAGCCATTTTTTAATTACATCAAAATCTTTTAAAAAATAAAATGTTAAGATCGGAATCAGAATCAAATTAAAAATTCTGCTTAAAAAGGTGCTCATTCCTGTAACACCTTTCAGCACATTGGACAGAATCTGCTCAAAAGTAGTAGGTATATTCCCCATAAAATGTTCTTTAAATGTATCAACATCTATGTGCAGAAAATGGAGGACTCTCGGTGTCATATCCTGGACCAGATCAGCTGTCTGTACTGCAAGTTGCGGTACTTTTTGTATAAGATCCTGTATTTCCTTGACAAGTGCTGGTAAAAGCAGGAACCCGAAGATTATTACAAGCCCCAACGAAACCAGCATAATAATCATTACCGATACTGTTCTTGAAAAACGGGCATTCTGAAGCTTATCTGCAACAGGATCAAAAAGATATGCTGTAATACCTGCAATGACAAATGGGAATATTACAGACTGAGTCCACGATAAAAACCATATAAAAAGTATAAAAAAAACAACAAATGAAAGAATTCTTGCCGCCTTGTACTCTCTTAACCCTGCAAGTATAATTAGCAGCAGAATCCCCACAAAAAGGGGAGATAAGACTGAATATGCAGCCCATATAAATGCAGACAGAAAAACTAATATGGAAATTACAGACAGATAATTTTGGGTAATGTTATTTTTCATAAAATATTTAAAAAGGAGGGCTTTTAAAAAACCCTCCCTGTTACCTGTTTCTTTTCAATTAATTAACTTTTATAATATCGCCTTTTTTCATACCTCTGCCGCTTACAATAACAGCTTTTGCAGCCTTACCTCCTGTAATCAGCCCCGTTATTTTAATTACTCCTGTCTTCTTTTCCTCAACACCGAGAGAAAGCCCTGTATCCGGATCTATCAATTCTTCCCCTTTTGAATAGACCGTAAATAAATCCCCGGTTTTTACTCCTCCCTCAGATCCAGGTTTAATATAGATAATCGAACCTTTGACAAGAATAATCTTACCGCTCCACGGCATGACTTCCATCTGTTTTTCTATTAAAGCAACTACTGCATTAACAGCATTACGCGTTGCTTTTCCTACAAGAGAATTATCAAAGCTGGTCCTGTCATTAAATCTTCCATTCCTTGAAGAAAATGACAGCCCGGATGAAGATTCTTCTTTCCTCACATTCTCCGCTGCAAGAATTTCTCCTGTAGTAGTATTCACAATTCTAACATCAATTGCCACAGTAGCAGACTGTTTTTTTACACCAATACCAATTCCTTTAATTCTTCCCCGTGTACTGGATTTCTTATAACCGAACTCACTTACTGAACCAAATACAGCAAGTTCAACTCCAAGAAGACGGCCGATTGCTACAGCACTCTGCTGAGTAACTCTGCCGCTTTGGCCCAGGTTCTGCTCCTGCATAATTTTATCTATTTCCTGACGTTCAATCACTCTGTATTTTCCATTCTTTACAAGAGTGGTTACAAGCATGTCAGCCATTCCGTCTCCGGGAGAGCCCCCGTTCCACCATCTATAGGGGTGAGAGGTTTTATCTTCAAAC of bacterium contains these proteins:
- a CDS encoding AI-2E family transporter → MKNNITQNYLSVISILVFLSAFIWAAYSVLSPLFVGILLLIILAGLREYKAARILSFVVFFILFIWFLSWTQSVIFPFVIAGITAYLFDPVADKLQNARFSRTVSVMIIMLVSLGLVIIFGFLLLPALVKEIQDLIQKVPQLAVQTADLVQDMTPRVLHFLHIDVDTFKEHFMGNIPTTFEQILSNVLKGVTGMSTFLSRIFNLILIPILTFYFLKDFDVIKKWLLDLGPKKYRKNIYFYSWRLNRILGQYVRGQIIVCTFVGVLTTAGLFIFNIPFAILVGVMTGLLNVIPFLGLYISLGLALLTALFTSNPLMAAIEIGAVFLVVQGLEGYVISPKIVGDRVGLHPVAVIFSVLIFAKIFGFWGLIIGVPTAALIKFFIDEWKRRERWREILEQKRAYSSENR